The Panicum virgatum strain AP13 chromosome 5K, P.virgatum_v5, whole genome shotgun sequence genome has a window encoding:
- the LOC120709477 gene encoding F-box protein At5g07610-like isoform X1 has translation MRPSPCSVSNTKEENMDHKEEICAAKLTDDLVVDILSRLPFKSFCRFKCVCKSWLTFSSDPHYCQKLPKVPAGFFYQDSDNSAVQLVSLSKNDEGIDGTLSFLPDYEQLKFIDCCNGLVLCEYRSNHTSPDILRFIVCNPATREWRILPDTQRDADNFYYKTMLGFDPSRSPHFCVFNFHEKRGTGNLVLGTRRVEMFSSRNSLWLVNSDLWDPENNTISVSVRPHVFLDGFLYAHSDLDVLVLEDVVAEAENIGVPPSNWTIKLPLHRIDCMADHCFRGCLGQFSGMLHYAVAEEDGHTVLIWSYADGNPHGWTVEHRLSMRNALGRDDFVHYEDGWIWTCNYEIIAFDLEREVLFLIDETTNKLLSYGISTRKVDEIKDGSHWYMYYVPCYSKLPDQEPY, from the exons ATGCGCCCATCACCGTGTTCAG TAAGCAATACAAAAGAAGAAAACATGGACCATAAGGAGGAGATTTGTGCCGCCAAGCTAACTGATGATCTAGTAGTAGACATACTGTCCCGGTTGCCATTCAAATCTTTTTGCCGTTTTAAATGCGTATGCAAATCCTGGCTTACTTTCTCGTCCGATCCTCACTACTGCCAGAAGCTGCCCAAAGTTCCAGCTGGTTTTTTCTACCAAGATAGTGACAACTCTGCTGTCCAGCTTGTTAGTCTGTCCAAAAATGACGAAGGAATTGATGGAACTCTTAGTTTCTTGCCAGATTATGAACAACTAAAATTTATTGACTGTTGCAATGGCCTAGTCCTTTGTGAGTACCGGAGCAACCATACTTCTCCAGACATTCTTCGCTTCATTGTGTGTAACCCGGCAACACGAGAGTGGAGAATACTTCCTGATACTCAACGAGATGCAGACAACTTCTATTACAAAACAATGTTGGGCTTTGATCCATCAAGATCACCACACTTCTGTGTCTTCAACTTCCACGAGAAGCGTGGCACTGGCAATCTTGTGCTTGGTACCAGGCGAGTTGAGATGTTTTCGTCTCGCAACTCCCTGTGGCTTGTGAATTCTGATTTGTGGGATCCTGAGAATAATACGATATCGGTTTCTGTGAGACCACACGTGTTCCTTGATGGATTCTTGTATGCACATTCAgatcttgatgttttggtgttggAGGACGTGGTGGCAGAGGCAGAAAACATTGGCGTCCCACCCTCTAATTGGACAATTAAGTTGCCACTCCACAGGATCGACTGTATGGCGGATCATTGCTTCAGAGGTTGCCTTGGTCAATTTTCAGGTATGTTACACTATgcagtggcagaggaggatggtCACACAGTTCTCATATGGAGTTATGCTGATGGTAATCCTCATGGATGGACTGTTGAGCATAGACTTAGTATGAGAAATGCATTAGGAAGGGATGACTTTGTTCACTATGAGGATGGCTGGATTTGGACTTGTAATTATGAAATTATTGCTTTTGACCTGGAAAGGGAGGTTCTTTTCCTCATCGATGAAACGACAAATAAGCTTCTTTCCTACGGAATCAGCACTAGGAAGGTTGATGAGATTAAAGATGGCTCCCACTGGTATATGTACTATGTTCCCTGCTACTCAAAGCTTCCAGACCAGGAACCTTACTGA
- the LOC120709477 gene encoding F-box protein At5g07610-like isoform X2 translates to MDHKEEICAAKLTDDLVVDILSRLPFKSFCRFKCVCKSWLTFSSDPHYCQKLPKVPAGFFYQDSDNSAVQLVSLSKNDEGIDGTLSFLPDYEQLKFIDCCNGLVLCEYRSNHTSPDILRFIVCNPATREWRILPDTQRDADNFYYKTMLGFDPSRSPHFCVFNFHEKRGTGNLVLGTRRVEMFSSRNSLWLVNSDLWDPENNTISVSVRPHVFLDGFLYAHSDLDVLVLEDVVAEAENIGVPPSNWTIKLPLHRIDCMADHCFRGCLGQFSGMLHYAVAEEDGHTVLIWSYADGNPHGWTVEHRLSMRNALGRDDFVHYEDGWIWTCNYEIIAFDLEREVLFLIDETTNKLLSYGISTRKVDEIKDGSHWYMYYVPCYSKLPDQEPY, encoded by the coding sequence ATGGACCATAAGGAGGAGATTTGTGCCGCCAAGCTAACTGATGATCTAGTAGTAGACATACTGTCCCGGTTGCCATTCAAATCTTTTTGCCGTTTTAAATGCGTATGCAAATCCTGGCTTACTTTCTCGTCCGATCCTCACTACTGCCAGAAGCTGCCCAAAGTTCCAGCTGGTTTTTTCTACCAAGATAGTGACAACTCTGCTGTCCAGCTTGTTAGTCTGTCCAAAAATGACGAAGGAATTGATGGAACTCTTAGTTTCTTGCCAGATTATGAACAACTAAAATTTATTGACTGTTGCAATGGCCTAGTCCTTTGTGAGTACCGGAGCAACCATACTTCTCCAGACATTCTTCGCTTCATTGTGTGTAACCCGGCAACACGAGAGTGGAGAATACTTCCTGATACTCAACGAGATGCAGACAACTTCTATTACAAAACAATGTTGGGCTTTGATCCATCAAGATCACCACACTTCTGTGTCTTCAACTTCCACGAGAAGCGTGGCACTGGCAATCTTGTGCTTGGTACCAGGCGAGTTGAGATGTTTTCGTCTCGCAACTCCCTGTGGCTTGTGAATTCTGATTTGTGGGATCCTGAGAATAATACGATATCGGTTTCTGTGAGACCACACGTGTTCCTTGATGGATTCTTGTATGCACATTCAgatcttgatgttttggtgttggAGGACGTGGTGGCAGAGGCAGAAAACATTGGCGTCCCACCCTCTAATTGGACAATTAAGTTGCCACTCCACAGGATCGACTGTATGGCGGATCATTGCTTCAGAGGTTGCCTTGGTCAATTTTCAGGTATGTTACACTATgcagtggcagaggaggatggtCACACAGTTCTCATATGGAGTTATGCTGATGGTAATCCTCATGGATGGACTGTTGAGCATAGACTTAGTATGAGAAATGCATTAGGAAGGGATGACTTTGTTCACTATGAGGATGGCTGGATTTGGACTTGTAATTATGAAATTATTGCTTTTGACCTGGAAAGGGAGGTTCTTTTCCTCATCGATGAAACGACAAATAAGCTTCTTTCCTACGGAATCAGCACTAGGAAGGTTGATGAGATTAAAGATGGCTCCCACTGGTATATGTACTATGTTCCCTGCTACTCAAAGCTTCCAGACCAGGAACCTTACTGA